Proteins from a genomic interval of Rhodococcoides fascians A25f:
- a CDS encoding tetratricopeptide repeat protein encodes MSEDNNDRRPSRGDGGNRPSESRDRNPRAQDRRADPRRSDGPPRRRGGEGGFSGDRRGNSASSDRRPPRPDEPDLPDEVEAGQLEPAVRRDLLSLDKNNATAVARHLVMTSRLLDDDPQLALLHARAARQRAGRIAVVRETAGIAAYHAGEWAEALSELRAARRMAGGPGLIAVMADCERGLGRPERAIELGRSDEARELTGEEASELRIVVAGARMDLNQFDQAVVTLQTPDLDASRSGTAAARLFYVYADALVAAGRVDEGVKWFLNAAAADVDGETDAEERVEELSGGSR; translated from the coding sequence GTGTCGGAAGACAACAACGATCGTCGCCCCTCTCGAGGGGACGGCGGCAACCGCCCGAGCGAGTCCCGAGATCGCAACCCTCGCGCTCAGGACCGTCGCGCCGACCCGCGTCGTTCGGACGGTCCTCCTCGCAGGCGTGGTGGTGAGGGTGGGTTCTCCGGCGATCGCCGCGGTAACAGCGCATCGTCCGACCGTCGACCCCCGCGGCCCGACGAGCCGGATCTGCCCGACGAGGTCGAAGCCGGCCAGCTCGAACCGGCAGTGCGCCGAGATCTGCTGAGCTTGGACAAGAACAATGCCACTGCTGTGGCCCGTCACCTCGTGATGACCAGCAGGCTGCTCGACGACGACCCGCAGTTGGCGCTGCTGCACGCGCGCGCTGCTCGTCAGCGAGCAGGTCGGATCGCAGTTGTCCGCGAAACCGCGGGTATCGCGGCCTACCACGCCGGCGAATGGGCCGAAGCCCTGTCCGAGCTTCGCGCCGCCCGGCGCATGGCCGGCGGGCCAGGTCTCATTGCCGTGATGGCCGACTGCGAACGCGGACTCGGACGTCCCGAGCGCGCGATCGAACTCGGTCGTAGCGACGAGGCTCGCGAGTTGACCGGCGAGGAAGCGTCGGAACTCCGAATTGTCGTGGCCGGTGCTCGTATGGACCTCAACCAGTTCGACCAGGCTGTCGTCACCCTGCAGACCCCGGACCTCGACGCCTCGCGCTCGGGAACCGCTGCAGCGCGCCTGTTCTACGTCTACGCCGACGCACTGGTGGCGGCAGGTCGCGTCGATGAGGGTGTGAAGTGGTTCCTCAACGCTGCTGCGGCCGATGTCGATGGTGAGACAGACGCGGAGGAGCGAGTCGAGGAGCTGTCCGGAGGCAGTCGGTGA
- a CDS encoding TlyA family RNA methyltransferase: MARRARVDAELVRRGLARSREHASELIEAGRVKIAGTVASKPATAVEPGTPLLVAEEDNEISWASRGAHKLLGALDAFEPLGLTVENARCLDAGASTGGFTDVLLSRGVREVVAVDVGYGQLVWRLQSDERVHVIDRTNVRSIDADTIGGPVDVIVADLSFISLKLVLPAFVACSTSGTDMVLMVKPQFEVGKDRVGSGGVVRDPALRAEAVEDVANAALASNLRVEAVAASPLPGPSGNVEYFLWLKAGAGDGSPRTDVDVTELVRHAIEEGPQ, from the coding sequence GTGGCCCGTCGCGCACGTGTCGACGCAGAACTGGTCCGTCGTGGATTGGCCAGATCTCGTGAACACGCCTCCGAACTCATCGAAGCAGGCCGGGTGAAGATTGCCGGAACCGTGGCTTCGAAGCCCGCTACCGCCGTCGAGCCGGGCACTCCGCTGTTGGTGGCCGAGGAAGACAACGAAATCAGCTGGGCGTCTCGCGGCGCGCACAAACTGCTCGGTGCCCTCGACGCGTTCGAGCCACTGGGTCTGACCGTCGAGAACGCGCGGTGTCTCGACGCCGGTGCCTCCACGGGAGGTTTCACCGACGTTCTGCTCAGTCGCGGTGTGCGCGAGGTCGTTGCGGTCGACGTGGGTTACGGCCAGCTCGTGTGGCGGCTGCAATCCGACGAACGCGTGCACGTCATCGATCGCACCAATGTGCGTTCGATAGATGCCGACACGATCGGGGGCCCGGTCGACGTCATCGTGGCAGACCTGTCGTTCATCTCTCTGAAACTCGTTCTTCCCGCTTTCGTCGCGTGCTCCACGTCGGGTACGGACATGGTGTTGATGGTCAAGCCTCAATTCGAGGTCGGCAAGGATCGTGTCGGTTCCGGCGGCGTCGTGCGAGACCCGGCGCTGCGGGCGGAGGCCGTCGAGGACGTCGCGAATGCCGCGCTTGCGTCGAACCTGCGAGTCGAGGCGGTCGCCGCAAGCCCACTGCCGGGACCTTCGGGCAACGTCGAGTACTTTTTGTGGCTGAAGGCGGGCGCAGGTGACGGTTCGCCGCGTACCGACGTGGACGTCACCGAGTTGGTCCGTCACGCGATCGAGGAAGGACCACAGTGA
- the recN gene encoding DNA repair protein RecN, which yields MLEEIRIDSLGVISGASAQFHEGLTVLTGETGAGKTMVVTSLHLLSGARADAGRVRLGAQRAVVEGRFSTDTASEQVIEDVEKVLESSGGQRDEDNSIIAVRTVNSDGRSRAHLGGRSVPASVLSNFTDSLLTVHGQNDQLRLLRPDQQLGALDRFAGDSVASLVAKYRAARKTWLDARNELIDRTERSRELAQEADRLQFGLQEIDSLAPEPGEDRSVAEDVRRLGDLDSLRETAEGAAAALVGSTEEASDTTSALYLLGEARSRLEHADDAALTELLPRLNDAMAIVGDIGADLTSYLTDLPSDPGALDAILNRQAELKSLTRKYAADVDGVIAWAEDARERLSRIDTSADALAELSAKVEAAAVDVAAAASKLSAARAKASVKLSKAVSVELAGLAMGKAKLQIDVRALPAGPSDTAPIVVDGAELHAGSNGVDEVEFRLSAHDGAQALPISKSASGGELSRVMLALEVVLAGSDKGATMVFDEVDAGVGGRAAVEVGRRLGRLARTHQVIVVTHLPQVAAFADTHLVVDKTDAKKGAANSGVRTLSSSERVVELARMLAGLDDTETGRAHAEELLATANADRAAL from the coding sequence ATGCTCGAAGAGATTCGGATCGACAGCCTCGGAGTCATCTCCGGTGCGAGCGCACAATTTCACGAGGGGTTGACGGTTCTCACCGGCGAGACCGGTGCGGGCAAGACGATGGTGGTCACCAGCTTGCATCTGCTGTCGGGTGCACGCGCCGATGCAGGTCGGGTGCGGCTCGGTGCCCAAAGGGCCGTGGTCGAGGGTCGATTCAGCACCGACACCGCCTCGGAACAGGTGATCGAGGACGTCGAGAAGGTGCTCGAATCCTCGGGAGGTCAACGCGACGAAGACAATTCGATCATCGCCGTGCGAACGGTCAATTCGGACGGCCGCTCACGTGCACATCTGGGTGGACGAAGCGTCCCCGCATCGGTGCTGTCGAACTTCACCGATTCGCTGCTGACAGTGCACGGCCAGAACGATCAGTTGCGGCTGCTGCGCCCCGATCAGCAACTCGGTGCACTCGACAGATTCGCCGGTGATTCGGTTGCCTCTCTGGTGGCGAAGTATCGCGCCGCCCGTAAGACGTGGCTCGACGCACGCAACGAATTGATCGACCGCACCGAACGCAGCCGTGAATTGGCTCAGGAAGCGGACCGGCTGCAGTTCGGCCTGCAGGAGATCGACTCCCTGGCACCGGAGCCGGGTGAGGATCGCTCCGTGGCCGAGGATGTGCGCAGGCTCGGCGACCTCGATTCGCTGCGGGAAACCGCCGAGGGTGCCGCCGCGGCTCTCGTCGGGAGTACCGAGGAGGCGTCGGACACCACGTCTGCGCTGTATCTGTTGGGTGAGGCTCGTTCTCGCTTGGAGCATGCCGACGACGCTGCTCTGACGGAGCTGTTGCCGCGGCTGAACGACGCGATGGCCATCGTGGGCGACATCGGTGCCGATCTCACTTCGTACCTGACGGATCTGCCGTCCGATCCGGGTGCGCTCGACGCGATCCTGAACCGCCAGGCCGAGCTGAAGTCGTTGACGCGGAAGTACGCCGCCGACGTCGACGGGGTCATCGCCTGGGCGGAGGATGCCCGCGAGCGCCTCTCGCGCATCGACACCTCGGCCGACGCCTTGGCCGAATTGAGTGCCAAGGTCGAGGCTGCTGCGGTCGACGTCGCGGCAGCGGCATCGAAGCTCAGTGCGGCCCGTGCGAAGGCTTCGGTGAAACTCTCGAAGGCGGTCAGCGTCGAGCTGGCCGGGTTGGCGATGGGAAAAGCCAAGCTGCAGATCGATGTTCGAGCTTTGCCTGCCGGACCGTCGGACACCGCCCCGATCGTCGTCGACGGTGCCGAACTGCATGCCGGCAGCAACGGCGTCGACGAGGTCGAGTTTCGCCTGTCCGCACACGACGGTGCCCAGGCTCTGCCGATCAGCAAGAGTGCGTCGGGCGGTGAGCTCTCACGGGTGATGCTGGCCCTCGAAGTGGTGTTGGCGGGCTCGGACAAGGGCGCCACGATGGTGTTCGACGAGGTCGACGCCGGTGTCGGTGGTCGCGCTGCCGTCGAGGTCGGGCGTCGGCTCGGCCGATTGGCTCGCACCCATCAGGTCATCGTGGTCACTCACTTGCCTCAGGTCGCGGCGTTCGCGGATACACATCTGGTGGTCGACAAGACCGATGCGAAGAAGGGTGCGGCGAACAGCGGCGTTCGGACGCTGTCGTCGTCGGAGCGGGTCGTAGAGCTCGCCAGAATGCTCGCAGGTCTGGACGATACGGAGACCGGTCGCGCGCACGCCGAGGAGCTGCTGGCCACTGCAAACGCGGATCGAGCTGCCCTGTAA
- a CDS encoding NAD kinase: protein MTPSHAAPTQESVREILLVAHPGRPDIAETARRVGKVFDEAGICLRVLVDEVEPSKIEASDTEEHDHVFVADMRLNVVEFGPDAAAGCEMVLVLGGDGTFLRAAELAQAADIPVLGINLGHVGFLAEAEADHLEDALARVMAGNYRIEQRMTLDIAIRVGDQVVERGWALNEASIENGSRLGVLEVVLEVDGRPVSAFGCDGVLVSTPTGSTAYAFSAGGPVVWPELEAILVIPSNAHALFARPLVTSPESIIAVEIDAGGHDGFVFCDGRRTLGLPAGARVEVVRGASPIKWVRLDSAPFADRMVKKFELPVTGWRGRAR, encoded by the coding sequence GTGACTCCGTCCCATGCAGCACCGACACAGGAGTCCGTTCGGGAGATTCTTCTCGTCGCACACCCCGGCCGGCCCGACATCGCCGAGACGGCGCGCCGAGTGGGCAAAGTGTTCGACGAAGCAGGCATCTGCCTGCGGGTTCTCGTCGACGAAGTGGAACCGTCCAAGATCGAGGCATCGGACACCGAGGAACACGACCATGTGTTCGTGGCGGACATGAGGCTCAACGTCGTCGAGTTCGGTCCCGATGCGGCCGCCGGGTGCGAGATGGTTCTGGTTCTCGGCGGTGACGGAACGTTCCTGCGCGCAGCCGAGCTCGCACAGGCGGCCGACATCCCGGTTCTCGGTATCAACCTCGGCCACGTGGGGTTTCTCGCGGAGGCCGAGGCCGACCATCTCGAGGACGCGCTGGCGCGTGTCATGGCCGGCAACTATCGCATCGAACAGCGGATGACGCTGGACATTGCCATCCGAGTGGGCGACCAGGTCGTCGAGCGTGGGTGGGCCTTGAACGAGGCGAGCATCGAGAACGGTTCCAGGCTCGGGGTCCTCGAGGTCGTTCTCGAAGTGGACGGGCGTCCGGTCTCCGCGTTCGGCTGCGACGGAGTGCTCGTGTCGACACCCACGGGGTCGACGGCATATGCGTTCTCTGCAGGCGGGCCGGTGGTGTGGCCGGAACTCGAAGCCATACTGGTCATCCCGAGCAACGCCCATGCCCTCTTCGCGCGTCCGCTCGTCACCAGCCCCGAGTCGATCATCGCCGTCGAGATCGATGCCGGCGGACACGATGGTTTCGTGTTCTGCGACGGCCGCCGCACATTGGGGTTGCCGGCGGGAGCACGCGTCGAGGTCGTGCGGGGAGCATCGCCCATCAAGTGGGTTCGCCTGGATTCGGCACCGTTCGCCGATCGCATGGTCAAGAAATTCGAACTGCCCGTGACCGGGTGGCGGGGGAGAGCGAGGTAG
- a CDS encoding HAD-IIA family hydrolase, whose product MTLLRDAHDVLLLDLDGTVYAGKEPIPGAVEALSGGSEKQFFVTNNASRAPSDVAEHLRELGFDTTAEFVVTSSEAAARVLADRLDPGSRVLVVGTNALATEIAKVGLTPVRSADDQPVAVVQGHSVDTGWPMLAEAVLAVRAGALWVATNVDATLPTERGLVLGNGSMVAAVRNATDVEPIVAGKPAAPIMRDAVERSSAKSALVVGDRLDTDIAGANEAALPSLLVLTGVSTAAELLRAPKHLRPTHIGSDLGVLNKDESASEVAGKDGWTVGIDDEVLSVRFEGAAEMDAFEGLLAVLDVAWSGSEFSDVRFDGDGLADLRSLLGC is encoded by the coding sequence GTGACATTACTGCGCGACGCCCACGACGTTCTGCTGCTCGACCTCGACGGCACCGTCTACGCCGGCAAGGAACCCATTCCGGGTGCAGTGGAGGCGCTTTCGGGTGGTTCCGAGAAGCAGTTCTTCGTCACCAACAATGCCAGTCGCGCACCGAGCGATGTCGCCGAACACCTCCGCGAACTCGGTTTCGACACCACAGCAGAATTTGTCGTCACCAGTTCCGAAGCAGCAGCCCGAGTACTCGCGGACAGACTCGATCCTGGCTCACGCGTCCTCGTCGTAGGTACCAACGCCTTGGCGACCGAGATCGCGAAGGTCGGATTGACGCCGGTGCGCTCTGCCGACGACCAGCCGGTTGCGGTGGTTCAGGGACATTCGGTCGATACAGGGTGGCCCATGTTGGCCGAGGCGGTGCTGGCTGTGCGTGCGGGCGCGCTGTGGGTCGCGACCAACGTCGATGCGACTCTTCCGACCGAGCGCGGCCTCGTTCTCGGCAACGGTTCGATGGTGGCAGCAGTGCGCAATGCCACCGACGTCGAGCCCATCGTTGCAGGCAAGCCCGCGGCTCCCATCATGCGTGACGCCGTCGAGCGAAGTAGTGCCAAGTCGGCGCTCGTGGTCGGAGACCGGCTCGATACCGATATAGCAGGCGCGAACGAAGCTGCCCTCCCGTCGCTGTTGGTCCTGACGGGTGTCAGTACCGCTGCAGAGTTGCTTCGTGCTCCGAAGCACCTGCGTCCCACTCACATCGGTAGTGATCTCGGGGTTCTGAACAAGGACGAGTCGGCGTCCGAGGTCGCCGGTAAGGATGGCTGGACGGTCGGCATCGACGACGAGGTCCTGTCCGTGCGGTTCGAGGGTGCTGCCGAGATGGACGCCTTCGAGGGTCTGCTCGCCGTCCTCGATGTTGCGTGGTCGGGTTCGGAATTCTCGGACGTTCGCTTCGACGGGGACGGACTCGCCGATTTGCGCTCGTTGTTGGGTTGCTGA